A stretch of the Chanos chanos chromosome 1, fChaCha1.1, whole genome shotgun sequence genome encodes the following:
- the iapp gene encoding calcitonin gene-related peptide, whose translation MYHLKLPAFLFLLLVLLRCVATAPNNRFSVHFRDQVHKFPDREGWLVPDSATNSFLSLAGPRLQRGLSAENSHQVEKRKCNTATCVTQRLADFLIRSSNTIGTVYAPTNVGSSAYGKRDLQSPDYLPL comes from the exons ATGTATCATCTGAAACTgcctgcttttctctttctgctgttgGTGTTGCTGCGTTGTGTCGCCACCGCTCCCAACAACAG GTTCTCAGTTCACTTCAGAGATCAGGTGCACAAGTTTCCGGACAGGGAGGGGTGGCTGGTCCCAGACTCAGCCACAAACTCTTTTCTAAGCCTGGCAGGGCCACGGCTTCAAAGAGGACTCAGTGCAGAGAACAG tCACCAAGTAGAGAAGAGGAAATGTAACACGGCTACCTGTGTCACCCAGAGACTGGCAGACTTTCTAATTCGCTCCAGCAACACCATTGGCACTGTATACGCTCCGACTAATGTTGGATCCAGCGCTTATGGAAAGAGAGACCTTCAGTCTCCTGACTACCTCCCTCTTTAG